The Myxocyprinus asiaticus isolate MX2 ecotype Aquarium Trade chromosome 26, UBuf_Myxa_2, whole genome shotgun sequence genome has a window encoding:
- the LOC127417191 gene encoding uncharacterized protein C14orf132-like isoform X4: protein MELSLMGVQHFQAVSGTFMDSPYNGSTSLQTSTSNLNISFSRPAEQEEEGKFSSDAIWLWVAVIATIGNIVVVAVVCACAF, encoded by the coding sequence CATTTTCAAGCAGTCAGCGGGACCTTCATGGATTCTCCATATAATGGCAGCACGTCCCTTCAGACTTCCACCTCTAACCTCAACATTAGCTTCTCCCGACCAGCCGAGCAGGAAGAGGAGGGCAAGTTCTCCAGCGATGCCATCTGGCTGTGGGTGGCTGTCATTGCAACCATTGGCAACATAGTGGTGGTAGCGGTGGTGTGTGCCTGTGCCTTTTAG